The following proteins are co-located in the Robbsia betulipollinis genome:
- a CDS encoding NADP-dependent oxidoreductase produces MHTTVNRQILLVSRPQGEVQTDNFRLVETPLAPLAAGQVRVRNHFLSVDPYMRGRMNEGKSYAPPHPLDTVMLGGTVGEVVASENAAFQVGDAVSGFDGWQEFGTSDGGSLKKVDTTAIPLSAYLGVAGMPGVTAWVGLRHIIGAKAGETVVVSAASGAVGSVVGQLAKQSGCRVVGIAGGPEKCRLVTETFGFDACVDYKAGQLEADLAAATPDGIDGYFENVGGVVLDAVLERMNAFGRIAVCGMIAGYDGQPMPLKRPSLILTARLKVQGFIVSEHLDLWPRALEEITGLLAAKRLHYRESVAQGLEKAPEALIGLLKGRNLGKQVVKLI; encoded by the coding sequence ATGCATACGACCGTCAACCGGCAGATCCTGCTCGTCTCGCGTCCGCAAGGCGAAGTCCAGACAGATAACTTCAGGCTGGTCGAGACGCCCCTCGCGCCGCTCGCGGCCGGCCAGGTGCGGGTGCGCAATCACTTCCTGTCGGTCGACCCTTACATGCGCGGCCGCATGAACGAAGGAAAGTCCTATGCGCCTCCGCATCCGCTCGATACCGTCATGCTGGGCGGCACGGTGGGCGAAGTCGTGGCCTCCGAGAACGCGGCGTTTCAGGTAGGGGACGCGGTGAGCGGCTTCGACGGCTGGCAGGAATTCGGCACGAGCGATGGCGGCAGTTTGAAAAAGGTCGATACCACGGCGATTCCGCTATCCGCCTATCTGGGCGTGGCCGGCATGCCGGGCGTCACCGCCTGGGTCGGCCTGCGGCATATCATCGGGGCGAAAGCCGGAGAAACGGTGGTGGTCAGCGCCGCCTCGGGCGCGGTTGGCAGTGTCGTCGGTCAACTCGCCAAGCAAAGCGGTTGCCGTGTGGTCGGCATCGCTGGCGGCCCGGAAAAGTGCCGCCTTGTCACCGAAACGTTTGGTTTCGACGCCTGCGTCGACTACAAGGCCGGCCAGCTGGAGGCCGACCTTGCGGCAGCCACACCGGACGGCATCGACGGGTATTTCGAGAACGTCGGCGGCGTGGTGCTCGACGCCGTCCTGGAACGGATGAATGCATTCGGGCGCATCGCCGTCTGCGGGATGATCGCGGGCTACGACGGCCAGCCGATGCCGCTGAAGCGGCCCTCCCTGATTCTCACCGCGCGGCTGAAGGTGCAGGGTTTCATCGTCAGCGAACATCTCGATCTCTGGCCCAGGGCGCTGGAGGAAATCACGGGACTGCTCGCCGCCAAGCGCCTGCACTATCGCGAGAGCGTCGCGCAGGGTCTGGAAAAGGCGCCCGAGGCCTTGATCGGACTCCTGAAGGGACGCAATCTCGGCAAGCAGGTCGTCAAGCTCATC